A single region of the Ferroacidibacillus organovorans genome encodes:
- a CDS encoding site-specific DNA-methyltransferase, translated as MEQKYKGRLELTWTNKDKRLLAQQTGNYEWVSPSDYRVAEVRLLQSESTYGERNSGNLLIQGDSLYALESLCKIPSYRDKYVGKVKLAYIDPPFNTRQTFEQYHDALEHSVWLTMMRDRLRNIKDLLAPGGSVWVHCDDSEQHRLRCVMDEVFGPDNFVATVIWQKSHTRENRTDISTTHDYIIVYANERSVWATTRNLLPPTDEQIGRYENPDNDPRGIWTSLPAHAKAGPGRRASQFYSITRPSGRTIDPPPGRCWLYTEDRFQELISDNRIWFGRDGNGAPRVKRFLSEVPAGLVPVSIWSHQEVGTTGDAKNEVIAVLADTVPFATPKPERLMERIIHIASNPGDIVLDCFAGSGTTAAVAHKMGRRWVTVEWSEDTVNNFIIPRLQKVVGGQDPGGVTESAGWEGGGGFDYLRIGPSMFTDVGGRVMLSDWATNGKLSQAVAAQLGFDHSQEPPFCGRKGKQHLAVVDGMVNDVVVQLLVQHMAEDELLLLCGTAVDPKARTVLRKLRPGSSIRKIPSALLAGYRYQPPEFIEDSTEQELSPSEVISRD; from the coding sequence ATGGAGCAGAAATACAAGGGCAGGCTCGAACTCACTTGGACGAACAAGGACAAGCGACTGCTCGCCCAGCAAACGGGCAATTACGAGTGGGTATCCCCTTCTGACTACAGGGTCGCTGAGGTACGGCTTCTGCAGTCTGAAAGTACATATGGTGAGCGAAATAGTGGCAACCTGCTCATTCAAGGCGACTCCCTGTACGCGCTGGAGTCCTTGTGCAAAATCCCCTCGTACCGAGACAAATACGTCGGCAAAGTAAAGCTGGCCTATATAGATCCTCCTTTCAACACAAGGCAAACCTTCGAACAGTATCACGACGCGCTTGAACATTCGGTGTGGCTGACGATGATGCGCGACCGCCTTCGCAATATTAAGGACTTGCTCGCCCCAGGGGGGTCAGTGTGGGTTCATTGTGACGACTCCGAACAACACAGACTTCGGTGCGTCATGGACGAAGTGTTCGGACCGGACAACTTTGTAGCGACGGTGATATGGCAAAAATCGCATACGCGAGAAAATCGTACAGATATCTCTACCACCCATGACTACATTATTGTGTACGCGAATGAGCGCTCCGTTTGGGCAACAACCAGGAACCTTCTTCCGCCAACGGACGAACAAATCGGTCGCTACGAAAATCCAGATAACGATCCGCGCGGCATATGGACATCACTCCCAGCACACGCAAAGGCAGGGCCTGGACGTCGTGCTTCCCAATTCTATTCGATTACTCGTCCATCAGGTCGCACGATTGACCCACCGCCAGGACGTTGCTGGTTGTACACAGAAGATCGGTTCCAGGAATTAATAAGCGACAACCGAATTTGGTTCGGACGTGATGGGAACGGAGCTCCTCGTGTAAAGCGATTTCTCTCGGAGGTTCCTGCAGGGCTCGTGCCCGTCTCGATATGGTCACATCAAGAGGTAGGTACTACAGGAGACGCGAAAAATGAGGTGATAGCTGTACTCGCTGACACGGTTCCTTTTGCCACCCCAAAGCCGGAGCGCCTGATGGAGCGCATCATTCACATTGCCTCTAACCCCGGCGACATCGTGCTTGACTGTTTTGCGGGCTCCGGCACCACTGCTGCAGTTGCTCACAAAATGGGCCGCCGGTGGGTCACGGTTGAATGGAGCGAGGATACAGTCAACAACTTCATCATTCCCCGTCTTCAAAAGGTTGTTGGCGGCCAAGACCCTGGTGGCGTCACTGAGTCCGCAGGTTGGGAAGGCGGCGGAGGTTTTGATTATCTCCGCATTGGCCCCTCCATGTTCACGGACGTCGGCGGTCGAGTCATGCTGTCCGACTGGGCCACGAACGGAAAACTGTCGCAAGCGGTTGCTGCGCAGTTGGGTTTCGACCACTCCCAGGAACCGCCCTTCTGCGGTCGGAAAGGCAAACAGCACCTGGCTGTAGTCGATGGCATGGTTAACGACGTCGTCGTGCAATTGCTCGTCCAACACATGGCCGAAGACGAGCTGCTCCTTCTCTGCGGAACCGCTGTTGATCCAAAAGCGAGAACAGTGCTGCGGAAACTGCGTCCGGGTTCGTCGATTCGTAAGATTCCCAGCGCCCTGCTTGCCGGGTATAGGTATCAGCCACCGGAGTTCATTGAGGATAGTACAGAACAAGAACTGTCGCCAAGCGAGGTGATATCCCGTGACTGA
- a CDS encoding GNAT family N-acetyltransferase, producing the protein MNSDAEIRITPPEGEEEREWLTQLWQSEWGGDNMVSRGHVFHLADMKSLVAKADSELVGAATFRFDEADGCELMSINAIRQGGGVGTKLLAALEDEARKAGCSRIWLITSNDNLNALRFYQRRGYRITAIYSGAIDEARCIKPTIPCIGDHDIEIHDEIELAKDIQGGGRRDVN; encoded by the coding sequence GTGAATTCTGATGCGGAGATACGAATCACGCCGCCCGAAGGGGAGGAAGAGCGGGAGTGGTTGACTCAATTATGGCAATCTGAGTGGGGCGGGGACAACATGGTCAGTCGTGGCCACGTGTTTCATCTCGCGGATATGAAATCGCTCGTTGCGAAGGCAGACAGCGAGCTTGTCGGCGCTGCCACTTTCCGGTTTGATGAAGCTGACGGGTGCGAACTCATGAGCATCAACGCGATTAGACAGGGTGGCGGTGTTGGAACGAAGCTACTGGCAGCCTTGGAGGACGAAGCACGCAAAGCTGGATGCAGCCGGATATGGCTTATCACGAGCAACGACAACCTCAATGCACTACGATTTTACCAGCGGCGAGGATACCGCATCACAGCTATATATTCAGGTGCCATTGACGAAGCCAGGTGCATCAAGCCCACGATTCCATGCATTGGCGATCACGATATCGAGATCCACGACGAAATTGAGCTGGCGAAGGACATTCAAGGAGGTGGTCGACGCGATGTGAATTGA
- a CDS encoding transposase — MTKQWVREFIQYSSRIYGLSQMIKHARDGRRQPQIPSSVIFTVLLAGFALRTPSMEDLERQLRKGRFQKLLPRHARVPSHDTIRYALRQWDLETLTQSHDQMIAKYKRNRGPQKGTLDGWRVVAVDGVELFNNTCHSCKDCLTRFHKTTGVTEYFHRAVMMQQVGADPHMIYGLEMLRPGDGADKAEGETTAAQRLIRETIRRHGRLADIAVFDALYAKASVIHDCLDHAMDVVIRMKEERRLIMQDAKGLFDTRPADCEWVEQRNGKNLVRVKAWDEPGLASWPQVRIPMRMVKAVYTAEKTVVQGGKRQQVTEITERWMATTCDPNAVPAKTVARIMAARWDIENTGFHDLKTYWHMDHAYVHEPTAIRAWLGILVITVNLFYTFVYGHLHHFREWKIPLTEVVEEMKEQMRWLSANLARLLWVGD, encoded by the coding sequence GTGACGAAACAGTGGGTACGGGAGTTCATCCAGTACTCTTCTAGAATATACGGATTGTCTCAAATGATCAAGCATGCGCGAGATGGACGAAGACAGCCTCAGATTCCTTCGTCTGTGATTTTTACTGTTTTGTTGGCTGGGTTCGCACTGCGAACGCCAAGCATGGAGGACTTAGAGCGGCAGCTTCGCAAGGGGCGATTTCAAAAGCTGCTGCCTCGGCATGCACGCGTTCCTTCCCACGACACGATACGATATGCCCTGCGTCAATGGGACTTGGAGACGCTCACCCAAAGCCATGATCAGATGATCGCCAAATACAAGCGCAACCGAGGTCCGCAAAAGGGAACGTTGGATGGGTGGCGCGTAGTGGCGGTCGATGGGGTGGAACTGTTCAATAACACGTGCCATTCGTGCAAAGATTGCCTGACCCGCTTCCACAAGACCACGGGTGTGACGGAGTACTTTCACCGGGCGGTGATGATGCAACAGGTGGGCGCGGACCCCCACATGATCTATGGTCTCGAGATGTTGCGGCCTGGTGATGGGGCGGATAAGGCCGAAGGGGAGACCACAGCCGCGCAGCGGTTGATCCGTGAGACGATTCGTCGTCATGGACGACTGGCGGATATCGCAGTGTTCGATGCATTGTACGCGAAGGCGTCTGTGATACACGATTGCTTGGATCATGCCATGGACGTGGTGATTCGCATGAAGGAAGAGCGGCGGCTGATCATGCAGGATGCCAAAGGACTCTTTGATACACGGCCCGCCGATTGCGAGTGGGTGGAGCAAAGAAACGGAAAAAACCTTGTGCGAGTGAAGGCATGGGATGAACCAGGTCTGGCGAGTTGGCCACAAGTTCGGATTCCGATGCGGATGGTCAAGGCAGTCTATACGGCCGAGAAGACGGTTGTACAGGGCGGGAAGAGGCAACAGGTCACAGAAATCACGGAACGATGGATGGCGACCACCTGTGATCCGAACGCTGTACCGGCCAAGACGGTGGCGCGAATCATGGCTGCGCGCTGGGATATTGAGAACACTGGGTTCCATGATCTCAAGACGTACTGGCACATGGATCATGCGTATGTACATGAACCCACCGCGATCCGAGCTTGGCTTGGCATCTTGGTGATCACAGTGAATTTGTTCTATACGTTTGTGTACGGCCATTTGCACCACTTCCGGGAGTGGAAGATTCCGTTGACAGAGGTGGTCGAAGAAATGAAGGAACAAATGCGGTGGCTGTCAGCCAACCTTGCACGGCTGCTCTGGGTAGGGGATTAA
- a CDS encoding L,D-transpeptidase — protein MLTGLATVIVLGTVAGVAVKNPSVLHAGTSAIGNVLGKITGHAAQSVSGVRALSHPKTAAAKNLVTTNNAPPPTPVVIDGVSMRYNPYKPSDGAYPSLAGVKHLWIDVSVDQQLVYIMNGNHVLYTMVTSTGLDTVPGNSTPLGVYHIQAERGTWFYAPQYQMGAQYWVSWLGHGVFLFHSVTETINHKLIPTVAAKLMSKASHGCFHLTIPDAQWVYNHIPYHTTVVVEQAPVRLLNHQIYKPSAEQKAAALTNPPGGANAMQSS, from the coding sequence ATGTTAACAGGATTGGCGACTGTGATTGTACTGGGTACGGTGGCTGGGGTCGCAGTAAAGAATCCATCGGTTCTCCATGCAGGGACATCTGCGATTGGAAATGTGCTAGGAAAAATCACTGGGCATGCGGCGCAAAGTGTATCGGGGGTTCGTGCGCTGTCGCACCCGAAAACGGCAGCCGCCAAAAACCTTGTCACGACAAACAATGCACCGCCGCCGACTCCGGTTGTCATTGATGGTGTGAGCATGCGGTATAACCCCTATAAACCTTCCGATGGGGCATACCCCAGTTTGGCCGGGGTTAAGCATTTATGGATTGACGTGAGCGTCGATCAACAACTCGTGTATATCATGAATGGAAACCATGTTTTGTATACGATGGTAACATCGACTGGACTTGACACGGTTCCGGGGAATAGCACCCCTCTTGGTGTATATCACATCCAGGCGGAGCGGGGGACGTGGTTTTACGCGCCGCAGTATCAGATGGGTGCCCAGTACTGGGTTTCTTGGCTTGGGCACGGGGTTTTTCTCTTTCACTCTGTCACAGAAACGATCAATCACAAGCTGATACCGACCGTTGCCGCAAAGCTTATGAGCAAAGCGTCGCACGGATGTTTTCATCTCACGATTCCTGACGCACAGTGGGTGTATAACCACATTCCGTACCATACGACGGTTGTCGTGGAGCAGGCGCCTGTCCGCTTGTTGAATCATCAGATCTACAAACCGTCCGCCGAACAGAAGGCAGCCGCACTGACGAATCCGCCGGGTGGGGCAAACGCTATGCAGTCATCTTGA
- a CDS encoding pyrroline-5-carboxylate reductase dimerization domain-containing protein, translating to MNLGVIGTGRIGSMLATALAVAAPNAAITVYNRSWDKAESLADTFPKTIQATRTLEDVVTRADHIFLCLRPNDLRNVMRAIGGMLRKDQWVISTCSSISLYELETFCDSLVCKLIPSVTQRANAGVALVMFSERWREHQRNAFVDTLSCIGRIHTIAEEDVRIYSDLTSCAPAFFSHLALSFQKAAHQKGVDMATAQMLIAHMMEGLGTLVASDIYDFTTVIERVAVPGGVTEAGLKELTKMDESLFDRVLDATARRQREILDGGQH from the coding sequence GTGAACCTAGGCGTGATTGGCACCGGTCGCATCGGCAGCATGCTTGCCACCGCCCTTGCAGTCGCCGCACCAAATGCAGCGATAACGGTCTACAACCGCTCCTGGGACAAGGCTGAATCATTGGCGGACACGTTTCCAAAAACCATACAGGCAACACGCACATTAGAAGATGTAGTCACTCGCGCGGATCACATCTTTCTTTGTCTTCGCCCAAATGATCTGCGCAACGTGATGCGCGCAATCGGCGGAATGCTCCGCAAAGACCAATGGGTAATTTCGACGTGTAGTTCGATCTCCCTTTATGAGCTTGAAACCTTCTGCGACAGCCTTGTCTGCAAATTGATCCCTTCTGTCACACAACGTGCAAATGCAGGCGTCGCGCTCGTCATGTTCAGCGAACGTTGGCGCGAACACCAAAGAAATGCGTTTGTCGACACGCTGTCTTGCATTGGAAGGATTCACACGATTGCCGAAGAGGACGTGCGCATCTATTCGGACCTGACCAGTTGTGCGCCCGCCTTCTTTTCACACCTGGCCCTCTCATTTCAAAAGGCTGCCCATCAAAAAGGCGTGGACATGGCAACCGCCCAGATGCTTATTGCCCATATGATGGAGGGGCTTGGCACTCTCGTCGCCTCTGACATCTATGATTTTACAACAGTCATCGAACGGGTGGCCGTGCCCGGCGGCGTGACGGAAGCGGGGCTTAAAGAACTGACGAAAATGGATGAGTCCCTTTTTGATCGCGTGCTTGACGCCACTGCCAGACGGCAGCGCGAAATCCTTGACGGGGGACAGCACTGA
- the rpoN gene encoding RNA polymerase factor sigma-54: MRQHVELVLAQQQRLAMTQTMQQAVAILQMGTIELWDFTETAILENPLLEWAQDDLRAQFEQSLATTKREWRERQRLRGLGQREDAASLLKDERVTSLAGALREQVGFLAIHERTARILRGLIDCLDERGYLELTTAELASAFHASELEIESARSILQGFEPRGVGARDLRECLVLQLLDRPSSDVRTLAIELVNSHLATLAESGYAKGLARQLKTTADRVEEAVAMIRTTDPRPGLRYTQNETGYIVPDVSVVHVGSHYVTVVNDWAVPSLRISQMYETCLKRGTREDQEYLKRQWMEAKTLIRSIDARQRTLQRVCDLMVEYQEDFFHQGPSGLRPLTMKAVADALHLHVSTVSRTVAGKYIQTPRGTVELRRFFVNGLPSAQGDDISSTQLQGMIRRMIEQEHSAQPLSDREIAERLFAMGNQVSRRTVAKYREEMGFKASSRRKR; the protein is encoded by the coding sequence ATGCGGCAACACGTAGAGCTTGTACTCGCCCAGCAACAGCGGCTTGCAATGACTCAAACCATGCAGCAAGCGGTGGCTATCCTGCAAATGGGAACGATTGAACTGTGGGACTTTACGGAAACTGCAATCCTAGAAAACCCTCTGCTAGAGTGGGCGCAGGATGACTTGCGCGCACAATTTGAACAATCCCTTGCGACAACCAAGCGCGAGTGGCGAGAGCGTCAGCGACTTCGCGGCCTTGGACAGCGCGAAGACGCCGCGTCTCTCTTAAAAGATGAGCGCGTGACGTCACTCGCGGGTGCGCTTCGTGAGCAAGTAGGGTTCCTTGCGATTCACGAGCGGACTGCGCGCATCTTGCGCGGATTGATTGATTGTTTGGATGAGCGTGGCTATCTTGAATTGACGACGGCCGAACTGGCGTCCGCTTTTCACGCGTCAGAGCTAGAGATTGAATCGGCGCGCTCAATTTTGCAGGGCTTTGAACCACGCGGTGTCGGTGCGCGCGATTTGCGGGAGTGTCTCGTTTTGCAGCTTCTGGACCGGCCGTCAAGCGATGTGCGCACGCTTGCGATTGAGCTTGTGAACAGCCATCTCGCGACACTCGCGGAATCCGGTTATGCCAAAGGCCTCGCGCGTCAACTGAAAACAACGGCGGACCGCGTGGAGGAGGCGGTTGCGATGATTCGCACCACCGATCCGCGGCCAGGGTTGCGATACACACAGAATGAAACCGGATACATTGTGCCGGATGTGAGTGTGGTCCATGTCGGTTCACATTATGTCACAGTCGTCAATGATTGGGCGGTTCCGTCGCTTCGCATCTCGCAGATGTATGAAACATGTCTCAAGCGGGGCACGCGAGAAGATCAGGAGTATCTGAAGCGACAGTGGATGGAGGCAAAAACGCTGATTCGCAGCATTGATGCGCGGCAGCGAACCCTTCAGCGCGTTTGTGATCTGATGGTCGAGTACCAGGAGGATTTTTTTCATCAAGGGCCGTCTGGACTTCGCCCGCTCACCATGAAGGCGGTGGCAGATGCACTTCATCTGCACGTTTCGACGGTGAGCAGGACAGTTGCCGGAAAGTATATACAGACACCGCGGGGGACGGTGGAACTGCGGCGATTTTTTGTAAACGGTCTTCCTTCAGCGCAGGGAGATGACATTTCATCGACCCAGTTGCAAGGGATGATCCGCCGGATGATTGAGCAGGAACACAGCGCGCAACCGCTTTCTGATCGGGAAATCGCGGAACGTCTTTTTGCGATGGGCAATCAAGTCTCTCGTCGCACGGTTGCCAAGTACCGTGAGGAGATGGGTTTTAAAGCGTCGTCGCGCAGAAAACGTTAA
- a CDS encoding sugar-binding transcriptional regulator, translating to MPELTEKVRTRYRVLKRIELHQPVGRRTLAHVLGVSERVLRADVEVFKEQGLIEVGPLGTSITESGIDVLHALDPIMKTLDGRAEMELSLAEHLGIARVVVVSGDSEQSEDVMRDVGQAAAHVLRTFLHPPCTVAVTGGSSLAMLAELMPQATSTQDVEVVPARGGLGERHELLANTIASQLAARLGGRYRMFHVPESLSRTTAERLAQEPTIAEMIDRIRGANLVVHGIGDALTMAMRRGLDEETVSHLTVRGAVAEAFGYFFDAEGHIVHMMNTVGLKLEDLTGEKMVIGVAGGRAKGPAIEAVAHAYRMDALVTDEGAARAILKKGEW from the coding sequence GTGCCAGAATTGACCGAAAAGGTCAGGACGCGCTATCGCGTGCTAAAGCGCATTGAACTTCACCAGCCTGTAGGGCGGCGAACGCTTGCACATGTGCTTGGCGTATCAGAGCGCGTTCTTCGCGCGGACGTGGAAGTCTTTAAGGAACAGGGACTGATTGAGGTGGGGCCGCTTGGCACGTCGATTACTGAGTCTGGGATTGACGTGTTGCACGCGCTTGATCCGATCATGAAGACACTGGATGGCCGGGCAGAAATGGAGCTCTCTCTTGCCGAGCATCTTGGTATCGCGCGTGTCGTCGTCGTCTCAGGGGACAGTGAGCAAAGCGAGGATGTCATGCGCGATGTCGGACAGGCAGCGGCCCACGTCTTGCGCACGTTTTTGCACCCCCCATGTACGGTGGCTGTCACAGGCGGGTCGTCGCTTGCGATGCTCGCCGAGTTAATGCCACAGGCGACCTCTACCCAGGATGTGGAAGTTGTCCCTGCGCGCGGTGGATTGGGTGAGCGGCACGAACTGCTCGCAAACACCATCGCTTCGCAATTGGCCGCCCGCCTCGGTGGGAGATACCGCATGTTTCACGTCCCCGAGTCGCTCAGCCGGACGACGGCAGAACGTCTTGCGCAGGAGCCGACGATCGCTGAGATGATCGATCGGATCCGCGGCGCGAACCTCGTTGTGCACGGGATCGGCGATGCGCTCACGATGGCGATGCGGCGTGGTCTTGACGAAGAGACGGTGTCACACCTCACGGTACGCGGCGCTGTCGCGGAAGCGTTTGGATACTTTTTTGACGCAGAAGGGCACATTGTGCACATGATGAACACGGTGGGACTGAAGCTTGAAGATCTCACCGGCGAAAAAATGGTCATTGGCGTCGCCGGCGGACGGGCCAAGGGACCTGCCATTGAAGCAGTTGCACACGCTTATCGCATGGACGCGCTGGTGACGGATGAGGGAGCGGCGCGCGCCATTTTAAAAAAAGGAGAATGGTAA
- a CDS encoding phosphoglycerate kinase has product MSENSSFQTLSDVNPRGLRVFVRADFNVPMEHGVITDDTRIRAALPTIRELVERGGRVILASHLGRPKGREDAAYSLAPVAARLADYLKQPVVFSKESTGPEAEAAVNALREGEVLLLENVRFHAGEEKNDPELAERFAALADLYVNDAFGAAHRAHASTAGITAHLRAVAGRLMERELRVMGAALQNPERPFTAIIGGAKVSDKIKVIENLLEKVDFLLIGGGMANTFLLAQGYAVGKSLVETDLVSTARALIRKAEGSGKSLLLPTDLIVATRFAADADHRVAALDAVREEEMALDIGPETIARYRAAVAASRTVIWNGPMGVFEMDAFSHGTRAIAQAMAEVAGTTIIGGGDSVAAIEKVGLAERMTHISTGGGASLEFLEGRVLPGVESLARRSS; this is encoded by the coding sequence ATGAGTGAAAACAGTTCGTTTCAGACGCTTAGCGATGTGAATCCAAGAGGGCTGCGCGTGTTTGTGCGCGCAGACTTCAACGTGCCGATGGAACATGGTGTCATCACGGATGACACGCGGATTCGCGCGGCGCTCCCGACGATCAGGGAGCTTGTCGAACGCGGCGGGCGTGTCATTCTGGCGTCGCATCTCGGACGTCCAAAGGGAAGGGAAGACGCAGCGTACTCCCTCGCCCCAGTTGCCGCAAGACTCGCTGATTACCTGAAGCAGCCTGTTGTGTTTAGCAAAGAGAGCACGGGACCAGAAGCAGAGGCGGCGGTGAATGCGCTTCGCGAGGGAGAGGTGCTTCTTCTTGAAAACGTGCGGTTTCACGCGGGCGAAGAAAAGAATGATCCGGAACTGGCCGAGCGTTTCGCTGCACTCGCCGATTTGTACGTAAATGACGCATTCGGCGCGGCACATCGCGCGCATGCCAGCACTGCCGGGATTACCGCCCATCTGAGGGCGGTGGCGGGACGACTGATGGAGCGCGAACTGCGCGTCATGGGCGCGGCGCTGCAAAACCCGGAGCGACCGTTTACCGCGATTATCGGAGGCGCCAAGGTCAGCGACAAAATCAAGGTGATCGAGAATCTGCTCGAAAAAGTGGACTTTCTTCTAATCGGCGGCGGAATGGCCAATACCTTCTTGCTCGCGCAGGGGTACGCAGTCGGCAAGTCGCTTGTTGAAACCGATCTCGTTTCAACGGCGCGCGCGCTGATCCGCAAAGCGGAAGGATCCGGCAAGTCTCTGCTGCTTCCAACGGACTTGATCGTTGCAACACGCTTTGCCGCAGACGCTGATCACCGCGTCGCAGCGCTTGACGCTGTAAGGGAAGAAGAGATGGCGCTTGACATCGGACCTGAAACGATTGCCCGCTATCGTGCGGCAGTCGCTGCGTCACGCACAGTCATCTGGAACGGCCCGATGGGCGTCTTTGAGATGGATGCCTTCTCACACGGAACGCGCGCGATCGCGCAGGCGATGGCAGAAGTGGCCGGGACGACGATCATTGGCGGCGGTGACTCTGTTGCGGCGATCGAGAAAGTGGGGCTTGCGGAGCGCATGACGCACATCTCGACAGGTGGCGGCGCATCGCTTGAGTTCTTGGAAGGCCGTGTATTGCCTGGTGTCGAGTCGCTGGCAAGGAGGAGTTCCTGA
- the tpiA gene encoding triose-phosphate isomerase, whose protein sequence is MRTPLIAGNWKMYKTRQEAFAFVDALKNLLASIDQKRVEGMIFAPYLALVGLADALAGTGIHVGAQNVHQAKEGAHTGEVSLGMLREVGVESVILGHSERRADCGETDQAVAEKTEAVLLAGLTPIVCVGETLEQREAGQTVAVISAQVNAVVEHLTRANAPEELASKLARLVFAYEPIWAIGTGKTASVSDATGVISGIRSTLTRVLDNRAEAVRILYGGSVKPENLGGFLAEKDIDGALVGGASLAPDSYAALLSVAAEANAS, encoded by the coding sequence ATGCGCACACCGCTGATTGCAGGAAACTGGAAGATGTACAAGACGCGGCAAGAAGCGTTCGCGTTTGTTGACGCGCTAAAAAATTTGTTGGCGTCGATCGATCAAAAGCGTGTCGAAGGGATGATTTTTGCACCCTATCTCGCGCTGGTCGGATTGGCCGACGCACTCGCGGGTACTGGCATTCACGTTGGCGCGCAGAATGTGCATCAAGCCAAAGAGGGAGCGCACACAGGCGAGGTCTCGCTTGGAATGCTCCGCGAGGTGGGCGTCGAGTCGGTCATTCTCGGGCACTCTGAGCGGCGCGCCGACTGTGGTGAAACAGATCAGGCGGTGGCTGAAAAAACAGAGGCCGTCTTGCTTGCGGGGCTCACGCCGATCGTCTGTGTCGGTGAGACACTCGAGCAACGCGAAGCAGGACAAACGGTGGCAGTCATCTCGGCGCAAGTAAACGCGGTGGTCGAGCATCTGACGCGCGCAAACGCACCGGAAGAACTTGCCTCAAAGCTAGCGCGCCTGGTGTTTGCCTACGAGCCGATCTGGGCGATCGGGACAGGCAAAACAGCGTCAGTGTCTGACGCGACGGGTGTCATCTCAGGGATCCGTTCAACGCTCACGCGTGTCCTTGACAATCGCGCAGAAGCGGTGCGCATTCTGTATGGCGGCAGTGTCAAACCGGAGAATCTCGGGGGCTTTCTCGCCGAAAAAGATATTGACGGGGCGTTGGTTGGCGGCGCGAGCCTCGCACCGGACTCTTATGCGGCACTGCTCTCCGTCGCGGCGGAGGCGAATGCGTCGTGA